One Mya arenaria isolate MELC-2E11 chromosome 7, ASM2691426v1 genomic window carries:
- the LOC128240152 gene encoding uncharacterized protein LOC128240152 (The sequence of the model RefSeq protein was modified relative to this genomic sequence to represent the inferred CDS: added 105 bases not found in genome assembly) translates to MHSHLTEAMITYANRSNKYWLSAFRSFRVHAQYSQNIQACLSVTRTGNYLTLQPDDCGITHKYICANDIEEGYNNRTDVDNGKDGDNNNDFQGIVTRLYTKKDCHPVEESNSPDNHSNPKNTKGIVIGMIASVVVVVSLLIGGILCLRRRKAATKKAHRSLMGKSSIDTNVIKDTITISNTTKHCVNCGYELREEHEYAGPEDVTNTVSSTNPNNFKIRPDKPARNTLRRNQKINETYENFKLVSTENRKVDENEEECHGDVVTKTGKGEYDVLCHNMAAPLTKQERAEIHVYDHTHFQNNDNEGYDSTLPGRGNKHKPAGNVDDYDTVNLSNNEKIAKKNIFS, encoded by the coding sequence AACATCCAAGCATGTCTTTCTGTTACTAGGACTGGCAATTATCTAACTCTACAGCCTGATGATTGTGGTATAactcataaatatatttgtgcaaATGATATTGAGGAAGGTTACAACAACAGAACCGATGTCGACAATGGCAAGGATGGTGATAACAACAATGATTTTCAAGGCATCGTGACCAGACTGTATACTAAGAAAGATTGTCATCCTGTGGAAGAATCTAATTCTCCAGACAATCACTCAAATCCAAAGAATACCAAAGGAATTGTGATTGGAATGATCGCCtcagtagtagttgttgtatcACTTTTAATCGGAGGTATTCTCTGTTTAAGGCGACGCAAAGCGGCAACCAAGAAGGCTCATAGATCTTTGATGGGTAAATCTAGCATAGACACAAATGTGATTAAAGACACAATCACAATAAGTAATACAACTAAACATTGTGTGAATTGTGGATATGAACTTAGGGAAGAACATGAATACGCTGGTCCAGAGGATGTGACAAACACGGTCAGCTCTACAAAtccaaacaattttaaaatacgACCGGATAAACCGGCACGAAACACACTCCGACGTAATCAGAAAATTAACGAAACATACGAAAACTTCAAGCTTGTTTCGACTGAGAACAGGAAAGTTGATGAAAACGAAGAGGAATGTCATGGTGATGTTGTTACTAAGACAGGCAAGGGCGAATATGATGTGCTTTGCCATAATATGGCCGCTCCATTGACCAAACAGGAACGCGCTGAGATACACGTGTATGATCACAcacatttccaaaataatgaCAACGAAGGCTATGATTCAACTCTCCCAGGAagaggaaacaaacataaaccTGCAGGAAATGTTGATGACTATGACACTGTCAATTTATCGaacaatgaaaaaatagcaaagaaaaatatattttcctga